One Rhinolophus ferrumequinum isolate MPI-CBG mRhiFer1 chromosome X, mRhiFer1_v1.p, whole genome shotgun sequence genomic window, CTGGtggaaaatacaaatacataatcATAAAAGCACAAAGAAGGCCATAAGTGCCAAATTAGAAGTCTGTACAGATACAGTGGTAGTGCAACAACCTGGAGAATTATCATTGTAATAAACAGGGAAGAAGTGTCCAAAAGCATAGGATGAGCTGAGTTCTTGAAAGTATGAAAGAGCTCATCTGTGCTTCACAATTCATCATTGGGTTCACATACTTGATTCTTTCAAagtaaatctgaaagaaaaaaagttcattAATAGTTTTATTGGTTTATCAATTCTtctagtcaacaaatatttattgaggatctaCTATCGTTCATTAACTACTTTGTATTGGAAAAGCCTTCAATGAATTATCCAATGCAGTTCCACTGTGAGGCCAGATAAGAGCCTGAGGGAGTAACAGATTGTCTCAGCTAACATATGAAGctgaaaaatcaagaataaaCTAGCAGTAGACATTTCTAACCTATGGATCAATGACAAAAGTATCCAAATTTTAGCCATTGTTCTAGGGTCCGAGGATATGGCCAGGATTCAGGCTGGGTCCTAGTCCTCAAAGAGTTTATAATCGAATAGGGCAACAGTCATTCAGAGAAGACGATTAATACTAGAATGATGCTGAAAATACTTCCTGTTTTTCTTGGTACTTCCACAAAAGGaaccctgaaaaagaaaactctggCCAGCTCTTAATATGGTAGTCTCTAAAAATGCATGTTCACCTTCTTTTTCCCGGTAAACTAGTGACAGAGGAACTGATCTTTCTTACAATTGGACTCCACTTAAAGGGAAGTGAGAGGAGCAGCTCCAGCTTCAGGGTCCTTTAAATCATCTGTTTCAGAAGGTCCCTCTAATGTTCCTATTAGTTTACAAGCTGCCTCTTCCTGCTCACACAGATTTACTCTTACAGACACATCCCCCAATATTTATTTGatgtttctaaatataaaaatattgaaatttttacaattttctcaAATGAAACCATACAAAGGAATTCAAAATATGGATAGCCATGCCCCATCCCTTTTAGAGTCACTTCTTTCAACAGTGACCTGATCAAGAGAATATATATaagttttttagaaaatataatacctGAGGTGTCCAGGGAAATGATGTATCAAGCATATCAATATTGCTTTTACTCCAATATGTCttctgaaagcattttaaaaagataataggtACTTCtacatttggggggaaaaaactcagccttttaaaaaatatgctcaaAACAAATTTCTACTCATGTCTGGAAATGTTAATTATCTTTGATCAATGAACTGTTTTCTGGGAGGGGTATGAGATGAAAGATTCACCTGAACATTTTTAATGCAATCACCATAAAAATGAGTGGGTGCCATGTAATGACTCTGTAGGCACAAAATCCCAACTGTGTGTTAAACTCTTGGAGGACAAAGGTGATAGACACCATTCCATATGTTACCTGTGTCAACAGTTTTAGCCTGAATTTTTTggatttctctttcaaaatgaaaggtttttttaaaaatttaagtattcTAGACTGAGTTCCAAAAATTTTCCATGTGAATTTGAAAGCTTAACTTACAGTgtgataattataaaatgttctgttgtgatttagaaatgaaaaccTTGGGAGTTTTACAAATtgcataaattgaaaatatctgagcaatccaaatatttctgaataaaatacaGCAGATACTTACAGGCTAACAACTCTTAAGAGTTGATTAACATCAACTCTGTGCTTTCCACATCTGttatatacataatgtaaaaatgaaaacttaggaCTGTGCATTATTATAAGAATGCCATGTATAAGTTAAACCTCCCATGTATTTGTGGCAGCATTTTAGATGGAGGCAGTTTTATGTAAGAAATAGTATCAAAGCAATAATCCAGTTTCTCTGTTAGTGTATACATACTCTGAAAAATCTCAGGTTGCTGAATGCATCTGTTAGTCGATTTGGACTGTTGCAGTAGGAAAGGTGAACTTGTAGGAATTagaaagtttgtttaaaaaatgagatgtcTGGATTCAAGTCAAtgtggcagaataggtaaatgctgagtttgcctcctctcacgaccacatcaaaattacaatgaaactacagaaccatcattgagaatctcctgaagtctagctgaactggaGTACAACCTCTTAGGTAGCACTAAGAAGCcatctcaagactggtaggaggggtggggaTATGGAAAGGGGTGGTCCCACACCCACTTGACAGTTAATTGGGAGGGAGATCTTTGCTATGGAGGTCCCACCGccctgaggagtgagaggtcccaaccccacaccagcccagggttccagtgccagagagagaagtccccataacttctggctgtgaaaaccagtggagattgtggctgagtgagacgagggGAGcggcactcccaggtgctcctcttaaagggcccacgaacagacttactcgctgatggactcactcgctctgagctccagcactggggtagctgcttgaaaggtgccagggacatacagggagaaactgagttgtctggcttcaggacgagggctggaggggtagctttctcccagaaagaggtgctggcagaatccattgtttctttgttgagccctccccactgctGGCGTGCAGACACAGGCGCCACCATACGTGAGTCTCCATCAAGTGGCTAACACCATTCGTtttccccaccctggtgattccctgagatgcCACCCCACACAACTTTCCcaaccaagccacttccagtgtcttttccatacaaatggcctgtcttggctcatgctgcagactttcctaaaatctctcaggTTCACAAAAGCCAGAcaggcagcatctggcttcagcatgtttTGTACCTCTTTCTGAGCAGCCTAAAATCCGGCACTAGCATAGCTGGCCTTGGATCcaggcttggcctctcaaggcacctccaagcccactGCAGGTAGTGGCCTTCTgaggattgttttgtggctcatgccaggtggccaagggcagggcacaggctgctgctGAATTTGGCCTGCCTTATGGCAGGGTGCCTCTCAGGAGGGCCTGGGGCTGGTATGCTTGGTGGCTAGCTTTGGACACAGTGGGAGAATCACATGACTGCCTCctaggacaacacacccaaagggcaagctggacaggcaccagaatcccagtaaagcaaatcctgctctatagggcCAGCCCCTACATAAAAACTCcaccactgtagtcacagccagccctcacaaccaatcagcccaaagGTCAATCCCCCCCACTGACATggaaacagcaaccaaagctcaattacaataggagggcacacacaatccacacaagggacacagctGGAACAttcagctctggtgaccagggagactgtacaaCTGGGCCTCAAAGCACACTTACTACAAAACATCACTTTAGTAAGACCGGGAggcataacagccctacctaatacagagaaacaaacacagggaggcagacaaaatggagagacaaagaaatatgtccaaaatgaaagaacagaacaaagatctagaaaaggaactaaacacaatggagacaagcaatctatcagacgcagagttccaaacactggttacaaAGATActcaatgatttcagggagaacttcaacagagataggaaagatgaaaatggagacagaaaatataaaaaataaccagtcaaaaatgaagactacaataacagaaatgaagaatacattatagggaatcagagtagattagatgaagcagatgatcgaatcagcaatttagagaataaggtagcagaaaacacctaatcagaacagcaaaaagaatccaaaaacatgaggagagtttaaggggactctgggacaacaccaagtgtaccaatatttgcatcataggggtactagaaggagacgagagaaagcaagcaattgaaaacccatttgaagaaataatgagagaaaatttccctaacctggcgaaggaaatagacagacAAGCCCAAGaatcacagagagtcccaaacaagatgaacccaaagaggccaaaccaagacacatcataattaaaacaccaaaggttaaagacaaagaaataatcttaaatgCAGCAAGAAACAAGCAGTTAGTTAcacacaagggagctcccataatactgtcagctgatttctcaacagaaactttgtaggccagattggaatggcaggaaatattcaaagtgctgaaaaggacctacaaccacgattactctacccaacaaagctatcatttagaagaatctaaggacagataaagagcttcccagataagaaaacgcaaaagcagttcatcaccacgaaaccagtattacaagaaatcttacaggaacttaagacaaaaaaaaaacaaaatcaaaatataataaaacggcaataggtacatatctatcaacaattagtttcaatgtaaatggattaatcctccaatcaaaagatagggtggctgaatggataagaaaacaataccctacgtaggctgcctacaagagattcacttcagatcgcaaggcacacacagaatgaaaataaagtgatggaaaaagatacttcatgaaaatggaaatgaaaataaaaagctggggtactaatatttataccagacaaaataggctttaaaacaaagactataccaagagacaaagaaggacctagtaatcccacttttgggtatttatccaaagaatgccaaaacactacttcaaggggatgtgtgtatccatatgttcattgaagcattgtttacaatcaCAAAGATGTGGAAGCAGTCTGGGTGtgcatcgatagatgaatggataaagaggaggtgatacatgtatatagtggaatattgctcggccatggaagggaatgggttcttgacaTCTGCAAAagaatggatggacctggagggcattgtgctgagtaaagtatgtcagacagagaaagacagatgtaatatGATttcgcttacatgtggaatctaaagaacaaaatgaacaaacaaaactgaaacaaactcatagatacagagaatgttttgatggctgccagatgggagggtggttgtgggtgggtgaaaaggggaaggcattaacaagtacaaattggttgttacaaaattgtcatgagGATTTAAATTAAagggggaatacagtcaatgatatggtaataactatgtatagtgccaggtgggtactagactagtcaaggggatcacttcttaaattatataaacgtctagccactatgctgtacaccttaaattaatacaaaataccATTAAATGTCCACCGtaactaaaaaatttaaaaagagggagaggggaagaggaactaagaggttcaaatttccaggtataaaacaaataagtcatggggaggtaatgtacagcatagggaatatagtcaataatactgtgatagcatggtacaatgtcagatggttgctggacttatggtgatcacttctttaggtacataaatgttgaatatgtattgtgtacacctgaatctaatataatattgtacgttagctatattttaattaaaatcttttcaaaaatgtctttctgtattgatttttcaaaaaattttgatAATTCTTCATAACTtagaatatgaaattatataattgactttttaattatataaatgacattaattatataaatgacattttctacTCCACTCACTTCATTGacaacatttaatttttgttaacaacaatatgtattttatttagacaTATTTATGTATgtcaaaaatcttattttaaaaacagtggcaccaaacttaaacaaaaataaaaatattcaaatctcctttctccattcccctttgctgGTCATTTgagacctatgtaactttactaaccactgtcaccccaataaactttaattaaaaaaaaattcaaatctacCAGGGATTATGctctttttaaaaggttaatttgTAGAATAACCAAGTAAATTACAGTCAGTATgcacttatatttattattggtGCGTAGAATAGTTTTAAGATTTAAGTGTTACATGTAGAAAGATATCCCTCACCCATTGTCTCTTCACAAAGTTGGCTTTTCCTCACACTCCCTGAGAGAAGATGACCAGTACCAAGAGGAATCTAGACTTTCAAAATTTCTTAATACAGAGTGTACAACAGTGTCCTCCCAAAAGTTATCTGAGTGACACCAAATACTTATCAAtactgatataaaatatatattctaggTTGCCCTTATAATTATGAATGGTATTCCCCTCCACCCCAATACTCATGTCACAAGGTGGAGGTTTTACCTCCACCTACTTTCGGACATGGCTGGGTGGAACAGAGGAAGTTCCACAAGAGAGACTTAAGTATTTTAGATGAGATTCCTCATTACGAGCAAGTATCAAGGCAAATGAAAGAGTTTTTCATTTGGTATCCCCAAAAAGATTGTCCTGTGAGACAAACTGTATATCCTCAATCCTTAAGAGAGATTGTTTAGGTGTCCTAATACGTAGAAAGTCTTTAACAGTTGAATATCAAGAAAGGAACCTCACTCAGTTGGGTTGTAATCACCATAGAGATCCCATTCCTGTGGCAACTGGCAGTCAGGAAGTTTAAATGGAATGTCACTAAATTCAAATATGCGGAATAACTTCCTTTCAAAAACTAGTTTATATTGAGAGAACCATGGTAGTTCTAGGGGCCTGAGAAAGGGGCAATGAGAGCTGCAAGTTCAGCATGCTACATCATACTCTATGAATACAGTTTTCATGATAAGATATATATGGCTAACAAACCTTCCTCAGAAATACCtactttaaaagtaatattttgataAACTACATTTGGGTTATATGGGGAATGGCCATTTCAAGTGGGCAGTGAAAAATTACCAATTGtgaacaatttttgaaaataaaactatttacatatgaataaagaaatttcTGGAAAGGGTAAATTAGATCACATTTCTGAAGATAAAATTATGGTCCAGTGCGGCCAGAGCACAAGATGTCAAATTTCTTCGgtcagggggttggggggtgggggatgagggtgagggggatcaaatgtacggtgatggaaggggagctgactctgggtggtgaacacacagtgtgatttatggatgatgtgattcagaattgcacaactgaaatctatgtaattctactaacaattgtcaccccaataaattaaaaaaaaaaaaaaaaaaaaaaaaaaaatttcttcggtcattttttaaaattgaaaactgatCGTTTAAACCAACTCCCATCACCGAAGAGATTGCTGACAAGGGCTAACGCCGTGAATGAGAAAACaacttaagaaacaaaattaatgaaagatgCCACACAACCAAGGTGATCAGATTTTAAAGGCCTTCACtacaaaacaaaccacaaaactgGTACCAAAAATGCGCACACAAGCgcgcgctcacacacacacacacacacacacacacacgggttcGGAGAGCAGTTAAGACACCTTCAAAGAAAAACCCAAGTGGCTCAGGCTTTCCCAACTGTGTCAAACAGCGCTACCAAGAAGCGGTTTTCAAAAGCATCTGAAAAACGTGCAAATTGTCCGAAAACACTGCCTCGCAACTGAGGCAGTTTGCAAGCGTGATTCAGGGGTCTGCCATGGAAACAAAAGGAGCCTCCCTCCCCCGGGGAGCCCGCACATGTCACCAGAGGTGCGCGGGCACTAGGTGTTGTAGGGCAGGCGGAAAGCAGAGAGGTCTGTGCAGGAGCGGTACATACTAGGGGTCGCTCCCCGGCACGGACAGGGCCACGGAGTTTCCACCGGTGGCGGAACCGTCCAGCTTTAGTTTCTCCAGGTATTCGGCATGCACGGGCTTGTGGCACTGGAGGACCTTGATCGCATCTTCGACTTTGAACCACTCTCGCTTCCTCCCAATGCTCACCGAATCTTCCCAATCCTCTAGAATCTCAGTGACAGTCAGGACATACACGTACGTTCTGTGCTTGCGATCTTGGTTCTGCTCGAAGACGCCCAGGAGCCGGCCTAACTTCCCTTTGACTCCCGCCTCCTCGAACACCTCTCGGACCGCCGCGCTGCCCGGCTCCTCCTCGGGCTCCAAGCCCCCGCCCGGCACGATCCAGCGGTCCGGGTACCGGCTGCTACTCACTAACAGCACCTCGTCCTCCCGCTCGCTCCGGAAGCACAGGCACGCCGCCCGCTTCTTGAAGCCCTCGGGGTCGTAGGTCCGCGTCTGGTTGGGCTTGCACTTCATCCTTCAGGCCGCCTGCTCCCACGCTCGCTTCTGCTCGGGTCGCCGCCGCAGCCGCCGGCCGAGGTGCTGCGGACAGAAAGGGCTACGGCGAGGGGCAGGGAAACAGAAGCGAGCGCCTCAGCCCGGGAGCCCGGCACCTAAAAGAagctggggcgggggcggggcgggggcgggggcggccggCGAGGACGTCAGTCAGTCCGCCCCTCCGCGGCGGGGGTCGCCAGTGCAGACGCCTGAGTGGAGGAGGTGGAGgcactgccgccgccgccgccgccgctgccgccgcccgGGACTGCTGATCTACACGCAGTCCACCCGCGGCTCTCGCGCGCGTCGCCTTCTCAGCCGCCCCggcaggggagagggaggtgaggCGCCATCGCGTGCGCGTTCGCGTTCCCTTTCCACGTGCGCGTTCCCGTTGGAGGGCGAGGGGCGGGGGCGGGTGTCGGGGTCTCGCGGCTCCTGCGGCGCGGGCGCCTGGGGCCCACCGCGCAGGCGCCCGGCAGCTCTCCAGCTAGGAATCTCCTTCACGTGGAGTTAAATTCACCGCATTGTGACTTGGGCCGGGACTTTTCCACGTGTATCTTGGAACGAAACGTGGCTGTGGCGCCGCGGGACGTTTCCTCACCGCCCACCAGGTTCAGGAGACACACGCAGTCGTTCTCCACACAATAGGGTCAAGTGCATCTTCATCATCACCCATAATGAATGGTACTGGCTTATTCATAACGAGGCCCCGATCTGTCCAAAGGATCCTCGGTATTCTTGGATCAGTTTTACCTAATCTTTGCTGAGTCATATcatgcagttttatttcttcaacagGTTCTTCATCTAGCCAGACATCTTGGCACAGCCCGTACACTTTTCTTCAACCCCTGTTGACATCTTACCCgccccctgcctcagtttcctcatcggtaaGCTCCTCACCTAAATGCATTAGAGTCATATTCACCCACCATCTGGAGAAACACCCCAAGTAGAGCGTTATTAAATCCCAAGAATctccactcttctctctctcatggAAGAGTGCTGGTTGGGGTTTTGGAAAACACGGCTATGGAAATCCCTTcatattctacatttttattttcagaagtctCCTGGTGTGGGATGGCAACAAGACCATTTGGTGTTCTCTGTCCTCTCTGTTTGGTCATCCTGTCCTCTAGGCCATCTTTCCTCTAGGCAAAAATTCAACAACCTAAAGCCTTCCCTCTCcttttaaatggtttttattgtttccttgcTCTAACAGTAGCCTTATGGAGAAGACCTCTGACGTCCCCTAACTTTGCCATATTGCAACTGAGTCATCTTTGTCTCTCTCTAACCAACAGACTGCTGGCATCAGGCAAACAGGATCACAAAAACTCACTCTTCCAATGACATATTCCTTCATCAAGCAGAAATTGACTGAAATGTAAGTGGAAAGTAGTTATGAAACATACAGTccagtttttaaagaacaagttAGTTTTCAGCTTCCCAGGGTCTTCTCCACTCCATGTATACCCAAAATAGCTCATAAAAATGATCCTGTTTCCAGGGGCTACAGACACCTGCAAGGTCTAGAGCATAATGTAATAAAACTGTATGGGTCGTATATGAAGGACATGATAAGGTGGAGACATACAGGGGATGACTTCAACCAATAAAGGCACCACTGCTACTGACCATATTTTAGCAATCTGTGGATGATCAAGAACATGTGAAGGAATGCAATACCTCATGATTAAAAACACATAGATTTTAGCAGGCTGTTATTCCTCAGTGTGTCCATACTCACAAACACACAAGCAATGATAAACCACTAGGATAAAATCCATTACAATCAGAATCTAGACAGATATGCCTATATCACCaatatcattaaatattgttttagatGTTCTTTCCAGTGTAGTGGgattgtaaagagaaaaaaagtatcattttggtaaaaaaagacaaaattgtaattatttgcaG contains:
- the LOC117028159 gene encoding diphosphoinositol polyphosphate phosphohydrolase 3-beta; the encoded protein is MKCKPNQTRTYDPEGFKKRAACLCFRSEREDEVLLVSSSRYPDRWIVPGGGLEPEEEPGSAAVREVFEEAGVKGKLGRLLGVFEQNQDRKHRTYVYVLTVTEILEDWEDSVSIGRKREWFKVEDAIKVLQCHKPVHAEYLEKLKLDGSATGGNSVALSVPGSDP